The genomic stretch TCCACCAAAGCATTTACAGCTCAGGTTACTGTATTAACTATGATGGCATTAAGTATTGCTCGTAAACGTGGTTCATTGCCTGAAAGTAAATACCAGAGTATTGCTATCGAATTAAGTAAAATTCCGGAAAAGTTGAAAGTATTAAAATCGAACGACCATATTAAAGAAATTGCTGAAGAATATATGGACGTGCACAACTTCTTGTATTTAGGTCGCGGTTATAATTTTCCTGTTGCTTTAGAAGGAGCACTTAAATTAAAAGAAATATCATACATACATGCTGAAGGATATCCTGCAGCAGAGATGAAGCATGGACCAATAGCGCTTATTGATGAAAATATGCCTGTTGTTGTTGTTGCCAATAATATGAGTGCTCACGATAAAATTGTGAGCAACATTCAGGAAATTAAAGCACGCAAGGGAAGAATTATTTCTATCATTTCTGAAAACGATACGATAATTGAAGGCATGTCGGAACACGTAATTCGTATTCCTGAAACAGAAGAAGTTTTAACGCCTTTATTAAGTGTAATTCCTTTACAACTTTTAGCCTATCACATTGCCGTATTACTCAATCGCAACGTAGACCAACCTAGAAATTTGGCTAAGAGTGTGACCGTAGAGTAATGTGCTAATTTGATAAGCCGATTGAGTACCAATGATGTGCGAATGTACCAATGGACGCCGTTTTGGTCGGGGTCTCAAATTGACCCATGATGAAGTATAATGGAACAACCCAGTTTTGGGCAAGACTTTTTCGTGCTCCCGTTGGGTCTCATTTCCCGTGACGAAGCATAATTTGAACAGCTTTGCGCGCGACTAAATTAATTACTATAAATAAATCCTGTTCTCCTTGCAGCTTTGCGGGAAAAATTAATGACAGTAATTTTACTCATCATTTCCCAATCGAAAAACCCCATCAGCTTTTGCTAATCGACTAATTTGCGAATGAAAAGGTTCTCGGGGAATCTTCAACAAAAACCCCAGCTTTTGCTAATCAGGTTATTACAAATATAAAATACTCACATAGCTGAAGCAAATTTCCTGCAACTACATCCCAATTAATTACATTGTAAAATGCACCAATGTAATCAGGGCGTCGGTTTTGATAATTTAAATAATAGGCATGTTCCCAAACATCAAGTCCTAAAATTGGCGTGCCTTTTACATCAGCAATATCCATTAAAGTATTATCCTGATTTGGTGTTGAAGTAACAGCAATTTTTTTTCAGCTGTCACAATTAACCATGCCCAACCTGAACCAAATCTTGTAGCAGCTGCAGCGGCAAACATTTCTTTAAATTTATCGAAACCACCTAAGTCGCGGTCGATAGCTGCTGCTAAATCTCCTGTTGGAGTGCCACCTGCATTTGGAGCCATTACTTCCCAAAATAAATTGTGGTTGTAAAATCCACCACCATTGTTGCGAACAGCAGGAGATATTTTTGAAATATTAGCTAAAATCTCTTCAATGGTTTTACTTTCCCATTCAGTGCCGGCAATTGCATTATTTAAATTGGTAGTATAAGCAGCATGATGCTTATCGTGGTGAATTTCCATTGTTCTCGCATCAATATGCGGTTCCAAAGCGTTAAAAGCATATGGAAGTGGTTGTAATTGAAAAGCCATAATAGTTTATTAAGTTTTATTGATTAAAATTTATAAGCTCTGAAATACAACAGAAGCGTTAAAGATAAAACAGCATTTAAAAAACAGGTTCGCAAAACCGAAAATTAATTTTGATTTATCGTTTGCCTACAAAAAGTTTTTCAGCAAAATTTGCGATTTTTCTGCCCCAACGCCCTGACTTATAACTGTTTTGGGATGCAAAATATGTTGGTGGCGACTAAAACCCATTTTAGGGTCGGAGGCGCCATAAACAATCCTTCCTATTTGTGCCCAATAGCTGGCAGCTGCACACATTGGACACGGCTCCAGGGTAACATATAAAGTACATTCAGGCAGGTATTTGGCGTTGAAATGGTTACAAGCCGATGTAATGGCCTGCATTTCAGCATGTGCTGTCGGGTCGCTTAGTCTTTCTACTAAATTATGGGCTTTGGCAATGATTTGTTGCCCGGCCACTATAACTGCCCCAACCGGTACCTCGTCCTCCTGAAGGGCTTTTTCTGCCATTTTTAAGGCCTCTTCCATGAAAAATGCATCCGGATCTGAAATAATTCCCATGCCGTAAAGGTAAGGGCTTAATCGATTACACTTCAAATTTTTACCCTGAAAACTCGTCTACCTGCATAGGTAAGGTTAAAAATGTTAACAGAAATACCGGTTTTTGGCTGTAACTTTTTGTGCTTTTGAATCATTCATCCTTAAAATGTCTTAATTTATCTAAAACTTTAAAAGGCTCGTCAAATTTGAACTAATTTTAACCCGTCATGAGAAAACTTGCTTTTATCATTATCATTTCTGCCCTAACTACGACCGCGTATGCTCAACGCACCGTTTCCTTGCAGGAATGTATCAACCTGGCTACCGACAATAACCTCCAGTTAAAACAAGGTGCCGCAGGTGTTGAATTTTCAGAGAAAGCGGCGAACCAAAGCCGATTGCTGTTATTGCCTAACCTAAACCTCGGAAGTTCTTATTTCCTGGAATTTCGGTTATACCATCGACCCGGTAACCAACTTACCATTGGCCAATAGTTTCCAAACAAATGGTTATCAGGCTACTACTTCTATGAATTTGTTCAGTGGCGGTACCATCAGCAATACCATCAAAAAAACTAAAACAGATTTGCAGGTTGCCGGAATGAATTATAAAGAAGCGGTAGAAAATGTGCAGTTCCAGGTTATAGTTGCTTATTTGGCTGTAATGTTTGCCGAAGAACAACTAAATATCGCCAACCAAAAAATTAATACGACCGAACTTCAGTTAAATAATTCAAAAAAATTGGCGCAGGCTGGAAGTATACCTGAAGGTAACTTATTGACTATTGAAGCACAATTAGCACAAGACCAACTTTCCGTCATCCAGTCGCAAAATCAATTGGATAAAACATACCTCGATTTAAAATTATTGTTACAATTAGACCCTACTGAAAATATTAAAATTACTTTTCCGGATATTTCAAAAGTGGATAATATTTTAAATGCACCGGTTCCTGACGCATTAACCGTTGCCAATTATGCCATCGCAAATAAAGCCAGTATAAAAAAATATGAATATCAACTTTTGAGCGACGGATTAAATAAAAAAATTGCCGGTGCTGCTGCGCTGCCAAGTTTAAGTTTGATAGGGCAAGTAGGAACAAATTATTCAAATG from Bacteroidota bacterium encodes the following:
- a CDS encoding TolC family protein — its product is MANSFQTNGYQATTSMNLFSGGTISNTIKKTKTDLQVAGMNYKEAVENVQFQVIVAYLAVMFAEEQLNIANQKINTTELQLNNSKKLAQAGSIPEGNLLTIEAQLAQDQLSVIQSQNQLDKTYLDLKLLLQLDPTENIKITFPDISKVDNILNAPVPDALTVANYAIANKASIKKYEYQLLSDGLNKKIAGAAALPSLSLIGQVGTNYSNAIYPPIIKEADPYGTQINNNLSELLAFHYKFRFLITDRYA
- a CDS encoding nucleoside deaminase, which codes for MGIISDPDAFFMEEALKMAEKALQEDEVPVGAVIVAGQQIIAKAHNLVERLSDPTAHAEMQAITSACNHFNAKYLPECTLYVTLEPCPMCAAASYWAQIGRIVYGASDPKMGFSRHQHILHPKTVISQGVGAEKSQILLKNFL